The Cyprinus carpio isolate SPL01 chromosome A9, ASM1834038v1, whole genome shotgun sequence genome window below encodes:
- the LOC109095714 gene encoding dehydrogenase/reductase SDR family member 12-like, with protein sequence MSLYRNTVWFLKGLQEYTKSGYEAAARSFVEADLEVSVSGRSFIITGANSGIGKAAACEIAKRGGTVHLVCRNEDRAKEARKDVVEQSKNENVHVHLVDMSNPRKVWEFASGFSQNHNLHVLINNAGCMVNQRELTEDDLEKNFATNTLGTYILTTALIPTLKKSENPRVITVSSGGMLVQKLNVEDLQFEEGSFDGTMAYAQNKRQQVVMTEQWAAQHKEVHFSSMHPGWADTPAVRSSMPDFYAKMKNKLRTEAQGADTAVWLAISDTASRQPSGLFFQDRKAVSTHLPLACSRSSPAEDQKLMSKLEELAAKFKC encoded by the exons ATGTCTCTTTACCGAAACACAGTTTGGTTCCTGAAGGGTCTACAGGAATATACGAA GAGCGGTTATGAGGCAGCGGCGAGGAGCTTCGTCGAGGCGGATCTGGAGGTGAGTGTGAGCGGCCGCTCGTTCATCATCACCGGAGCGAACAGCGGCATCGGTAAAGCCGCCGCCTGCGAAATCGCCAAAAGAG GTGGGACAGTACATCTGGTGTGCAGAAATGAAGATCGTGCAAAGGAGGCAAGAAAAGACGTTGTGGAACAAAGTAAAAATGAG AATGTCCACGTTCACTTAGTTGACATGTCCAACCCCAGGAAAGTGTGGGAGTTTGCTAGTGGATTCTCCCAGAATCACAATCTACATGTTCTG ATCAATAATGCAGGTTGCATGGTCAATCAGAGAGAACTGACCGAGGATGACCTGGAGAAAAACTTTGCGACAAACACACTAG GGACGTATATACTGACAACAGCTCTGATTCCTACACTGAAGAAGTCTGAGAATCCCAGAGTG ATCACTGTGTCATCTGGTGGGATGCTGGTTCAGAAGTTAAATGTAGAGGACCTTCAGTTTGAGGAAGGCTCTTTTGACGGCACCATGGCTTATGCACAGAACAAG AGGCAACAGGTGGTCATGACCGAGCAATGGGCAGCTCAGCACAAAGAAGTCCACTTCTCATCCATGCACCCAGGCTGGGCAGACACCCCAG CGGTGCGGTCATCCATGCCAGATTTTTATGCGAAAATGAAGAATAAACTCCGTACTGAAGCTCAAGGCGCTGACACAGCGGTGTGGCTGGCCATATCAGATACTGCCAGCAGACAGCCCAGCGGCCTCTTCTTCCAAG ACAGGAAAGCGGTTTCTACGCATCTGCCTCTGGCCTGCTCCAGGTCTTCTCCAGCTGAAGACCAGAAGCTGATGAGCAAGTTGGAGGAGCTTGCTGCGAAATTCAAGTGTTAA
- the LOC109095941 gene encoding WD repeat and FYVE domain-containing protein 2, producing the protein MAAEIHPRPQTRKPVLLSKIEGFQDVVNTAVIIPKEDGVISVSQDRTIRVWLKRDSGQYWPSVYHTMPVACSCMSFNPETRRISLGLENGTVSEFVLSEDYNQMTPARTYQAHQGGVTVVLFVLEMEWVLSTGQDKSFTWHCSESGQQLGTYQTTAWVSGLQFDVETRHAFVGDHSGQVTILKLEQDNCSLVTTFKGHTGNVTALCWDPVQRVLFSGSSDHSIIMWDIGGRKGTAFELQGHNDKVQGLCYASHTRQLISCGSDGGIVIWSMDVTRQETPEWLDSDSCQKCEQPFFWNFKQMWDSKKIGLRQHHCRKCGQAVCGKCSSKRSTIPLMGFEFEVRVCDSCHDSITDEERAPTATFHDSKHSIIHMQYEPTRGWLLTSGTDKIIKLWDMTPVVS; encoded by the exons ATGGCAGCAGAGATTCATCCCCGTCCGCAGACACGAAAGCCCGTCCTGCTGAGTAAGATCGAGGGTTTCCAAGATGTGGTGAACACGGCTGTGATCATCCCCAAAGAGGACGGTGTTATCAGCGTATCTCAAGACAG gaCAATCCGCGTGTGGTTGAAGAGGGACAGTGGTCAGTACTGGCCCAGTGTCTATCACACAATGCCAG TGGCGTGTTCATGTATGTCATTTAACCCAGAGACAAGGAGGATCTCTTTAGGGTTGGAAAATGGCACTGTATCG GAGTTTGTCTTATCGGAGGACTACAACCAAATGACTCCAGCACGAACATACCAGG CTCATCAGGGTGGTGTTACCGTGGTGCTGTTTGTCTTAGAGATGGAGTGGGTTCTAAGCACAGGTCAGGACAAGAGCTTTACGTGGCACTGCTCAGAGAGTGGACAGCAGCTGGGCACATACCAGACCACAGCATGGGTATCTGGACTACA ATTTGATGTGGAGACCAGACATGCCTTCGTTGGAGATCATTCCGGTCAAGTGACAATCCTAAAGCTGGAGCAGGACAACTGCAGCCTGGTCACAACCTTTAAAGGCCACACAG gCAATGTCACAGCCCTGTGTTGGGATCCTGTGCAAAGGGTTTTATTCTCTGGAAGTTCTGATCATTCAATCATCATGTGGGACATTGGAGGCCGTAAAGGAACAGCTTTTGAGCTGCAGGGACACAA TGATAAAGTGCAGGGTTTGTGTTACGCTTCTCATACCCGTCAACTCATTTCCTGTGGCTCAGATGGAGGAATAGTTATCTGGAGCATGGACGTCACACGACAAGAG ACTCCTGAGTGGCTTGACAGCGACTCATGTCAGAAGTGTGAACAGCCGTTCTTCTGGAATTTTAAACAGATGTGGGACAGTAAGAAAATTGGCCTGCGACAG CATCACTGTAGGAAGTGTGGCCAGGCCGTGTGTGGAAAGTGCTCCTCTAAACGCTCCACTATTCCTCTGATGGGATTTGAGTTTGAGGTGCGGGTTTGTGACAGTTGTCACGACTCTATTACAGATGAGGA ACGGGCGCCCACTGCAACATTCCATGACAGTAAGCACAGCATCATACACATGCAGTATGAGCCAACCAGGGGCTGGCTGCTCACCTCCGGGACAGACAAAATCATCAAG CTATGGGACATGACTCCAGTGGTATCATGA
- the LOC109095939 gene encoding integrator complex subunit 6-like isoform X1, with the protein MPVLLFLIDTSASMNQRSHLGTSYLDIAKGAVETFLKLRSRDPASRGDRYMLVSFEEAPAGIKAGWKDSHATFMTELRNLQAVGLTSIGQSLRTAFDLLNLNRLVSGIDNYGQGRNPFFLEPAIIVAITDGSKLTSSCGVQDELHLPLTTPLPGSELTKEPFRWDQRLFSLILRIPGHTSSDPEPMGGVPLDPSPITPMCEVTGGRSYSVFSQRMLNQCLESLVQKIQSGVVIHFEKTGPDPPPAEDGPIEMKHGPQSWHSCHKMIYVRPNPKTGVPVGHWPIPESFWPDQNSPTLPPRAAHPQVKFSCVDSEPMVVDKVPFDKYELEPSPLTQYILERKSPHTCWQVFVCNSAKYGELGQPFGYLKASTALNCVNLFVMPYNYSVVLPLLDDLITVHKFKPPAKWRQSFENYLKTVPPYYITALRKALRMMGAPNLLADNIEYGLGYSVVSYLKKLSQQAKIEADRVCALVGKKAALEGGIKLRCRSSALSLAHRKDFTQLLQCIMGDGPALPMEANTKEFAGFQLAALNKALKPQGLRNPYDIPRSHLLDQLSRMRRNLLHASICILKGQDQDQLHSVPIAQMGNYQDYLKHCPSPLREADPDQPKRLHTFGNPFKLDKKAMMVDEADEFVTGTQSKGKRPGESSSPAGVGAPKRRRCMSPLLRLGRAYTPPKTPPRTPDSDHTESGNHIANHVESNCSSDLELSPVPESEPIQQRNHLQLDEGENQQDRMQENGQSSDSELSLGSEGEEEAPHRYPSPCQLKKIRNQESQELNSELRALINKEIRKPGRRYERIFYLLKQIQGSLETRLIFLQSIIKEAARFKKRVLIEQLENFLEEIHLRANSMNHLDGF; encoded by the exons ATGCCCGTGTTACTTTTCCTGATAGACACGTCCGCCTCCATGAACCAGCGCTCCCATCTGGGCACTAGCTATCTGGACATAGCGAAGGGCGCAGTTGAGACTTTCCTGAAG CTGAGGAGCAGAGATCCGGCCAGCAGGGGAGACAGATACATGTTAGTGAGTTTCGAGGAAGCACCGGCTGGAATTAAG GCTGGATGGAAGGACAGTCATGCCACTTTTATGACTGAGCTGAGGAACCTGCAAGCAGTTGGACTGACATCGATCGGCCAGTCTTTAAGGACCGCTTTTGATTTGCTCAATCTCAATAGATTAGTTTCGGGGATAGACAACTATGGACAG GGTAGGAACCCTTTTTTCTTGGAGCCTGCTATCATTGTGGCCATAACTGATGGCAGCAAGCTGACCAGCAGTTGTGGTGTACAAGACGAG TTACATTTGCCCCTGACAACACCGTTGCCTGGCAGTGAGCTGACCAAAGAGCCCTTCCGATGGGACCAGCGACTCTTCTCTTTAATACTCCGCATTCCAGGCCACACCTCTTCTGACCCTGAACCAATGGGTGGAGTTCCACTTGACCCATCCCCTATTACGCCCATGTGCGAGGTCACTGGGG GCCGATCATACAGCGTATTTTCCCAGAGAATGCTGAACCAGTGCCTGGAGTCTCTGGTGCAGAAAATCCAGAGTGGTGTGGTCATTCATTTTGAGAAGACTGGACCTGATCCTCCACCTGCTGAAG atGGCCCAATAGAAATGAAGCATGGACCTCAATCATGGCACAGCTGTCATAAGATGATCTATGTCAGACCCAACCCTAAAACTGGTGTTCCTGTTGGTCACTGGCCTATCCCGGAGTCTTTTTGGCCGGACCAGAACTCTCCTACTTTG CCTCCACGTGCAGCTCACCCGCAGGTGAAGTTTTCATGTGTTGATTCAGAGCCCATGGTGGTGGATAAAGTGCCCTTTGACAAGTACGAGCTAGAGCCATCTCCGCTCACTCAGTACATACTGGAGAGGAAATCACCGCACACCTGCTGGCAG gTTTTTGTTTGTAACAGTGCTAAATATGGAGAACTCGGGCAGCCGTTTGGTTATCTGAAGGCCAGCACAGCTCTTAACTGTGTCAACCTGTTTGTCATGCCCTATAACTACTCTGTGGTGCTGCCTTTGCTCG ATGACTTGATTACTGTGCATAAGTTCAAGCCTCCAGCGAAGTGGCGACAATCTTTTGAAAACTATCTTAAAACAGTCCCACCCTACTATATCACT GCCCTGCGGAAAGCACTAAGAATGATGGGAGCTCCAAACCTGTTGGCTGACAACATAGAGTATGGTCTAGGCTATAGTGTTGTGTCTTATCTTAAAAAGCTCAGTCAACAG GCAAAGATCGAGGCAGACAGAGTTTGTGCATTAGTAGGAAAAAAGGCGGCACTAGAAGGCGGGATTAAACTTCGCTGCAGAAGCTCCGCCCTCTCTTTGGCGCACAGGAAAGATTTTACACAGCTACTGCAATGTATCATGGGAGATGGACCAGCTCTGCCAATGGAGGCAAACACCAAGGAGTTTGCTGGCTTTCAACTAGCTGCTCTGAATAAA GCATTAAAACCACAAGGACTGCGGAACCCCTATGATATCCCCAGATCTCATCTTCTAGACCAGCTGAGCCGCATGAGGCGGAACCTTCTGCACGCCAGCATCTGCATTCTGAAAGGACAAGATCAAG ATCAGCTGCATAGTGTTCCTATAGCTCAGATGGGCAACTATCAGGACTACTTGAAGCATTGCCCATCCCCTCTAAGAGAAGCAGACCCTGATCAGCCTAAACGTTTGCACACCTTTGGTAACCCCTTCAAACTGGACAAGAAG GCGATGATGGTAGATGAGGCAGATGAATTTGTTACTGGCACTCAAAGCAAAGGCAAGCGTCCTGGAGAATCCAGTAGTCCTGCTGGAGTAGGGGCCCCCAAACGCAGGCGCTGTATGTCTCCACTGCTTCGGCTGGGACGGGCATATACACCTCCTAAAACACCACCCAGAA CTCCGGATAGTGATCACACAGAATCGGGCAATCACATCGCCAACCATGTTGAGTCAAACTGCAGCTCAGACCTGGAGCTGAGTCCTGTGCCCGAGTCTGAACCAATCCAGCAGAGGAACCACCTTCAGCTGGATGAGGGTGAGAACCAGCAGGACCGAATGCAGGAGAACGGCCAGTCCAGCGACAGTGAGTTGTCTCTGGGCAGCGAGGGTGAAGAGGAGGCCCCACACCGCTACCCTTCCCCCTGCCAGCTGAAGAAGATCAGAAACCAAGAGAGCCAGGAACTGAACTCTGAACTCCGAGCGCTCATCAACAAGGAGATCAGGAAACCTGGCAGAC GTTATGAGAGAATCTTCTACCTCCTTAAGCAAATCCAGGGCAGTTTGGAAACGCGTCTGATCTTCCTGCAGAGCATAATCAAAGAGGCTGCCAG gtTTAAGAAGAGGGTCTTGATTGAGCAGCTGGAGAACTTCTTAGAGGAGATTCACTTAAGAGCCAACAGCATGAACCACCTGGACGGTTTCTGA
- the LOC109095939 gene encoding integrator complex subunit 6-like isoform X2 encodes MIRNFSEIGRNPFFLEPAIIVAITDGSKLTSSCGVQDELHLPLTTPLPGSELTKEPFRWDQRLFSLILRIPGHTSSDPEPMGGVPLDPSPITPMCEVTGGRSYSVFSQRMLNQCLESLVQKIQSGVVIHFEKTGPDPPPAEDGPIEMKHGPQSWHSCHKMIYVRPNPKTGVPVGHWPIPESFWPDQNSPTLPPRAAHPQVKFSCVDSEPMVVDKVPFDKYELEPSPLTQYILERKSPHTCWQVFVCNSAKYGELGQPFGYLKASTALNCVNLFVMPYNYSVVLPLLDDLITVHKFKPPAKWRQSFENYLKTVPPYYITALRKALRMMGAPNLLADNIEYGLGYSVVSYLKKLSQQAKIEADRVCALVGKKAALEGGIKLRCRSSALSLAHRKDFTQLLQCIMGDGPALPMEANTKEFAGFQLAALNKALKPQGLRNPYDIPRSHLLDQLSRMRRNLLHASICILKGQDQDQLHSVPIAQMGNYQDYLKHCPSPLREADPDQPKRLHTFGNPFKLDKKAMMVDEADEFVTGTQSKGKRPGESSSPAGVGAPKRRRCMSPLLRLGRAYTPPKTPPRTPDSDHTESGNHIANHVESNCSSDLELSPVPESEPIQQRNHLQLDEGENQQDRMQENGQSSDSELSLGSEGEEEAPHRYPSPCQLKKIRNQESQELNSELRALINKEIRKPGRRYERIFYLLKQIQGSLETRLIFLQSIIKEAARFKKRVLIEQLENFLEEIHLRANSMNHLDGF; translated from the exons ATGATCAGGAATTTTTCGGAGATT GGTAGGAACCCTTTTTTCTTGGAGCCTGCTATCATTGTGGCCATAACTGATGGCAGCAAGCTGACCAGCAGTTGTGGTGTACAAGACGAG TTACATTTGCCCCTGACAACACCGTTGCCTGGCAGTGAGCTGACCAAAGAGCCCTTCCGATGGGACCAGCGACTCTTCTCTTTAATACTCCGCATTCCAGGCCACACCTCTTCTGACCCTGAACCAATGGGTGGAGTTCCACTTGACCCATCCCCTATTACGCCCATGTGCGAGGTCACTGGGG GCCGATCATACAGCGTATTTTCCCAGAGAATGCTGAACCAGTGCCTGGAGTCTCTGGTGCAGAAAATCCAGAGTGGTGTGGTCATTCATTTTGAGAAGACTGGACCTGATCCTCCACCTGCTGAAG atGGCCCAATAGAAATGAAGCATGGACCTCAATCATGGCACAGCTGTCATAAGATGATCTATGTCAGACCCAACCCTAAAACTGGTGTTCCTGTTGGTCACTGGCCTATCCCGGAGTCTTTTTGGCCGGACCAGAACTCTCCTACTTTG CCTCCACGTGCAGCTCACCCGCAGGTGAAGTTTTCATGTGTTGATTCAGAGCCCATGGTGGTGGATAAAGTGCCCTTTGACAAGTACGAGCTAGAGCCATCTCCGCTCACTCAGTACATACTGGAGAGGAAATCACCGCACACCTGCTGGCAG gTTTTTGTTTGTAACAGTGCTAAATATGGAGAACTCGGGCAGCCGTTTGGTTATCTGAAGGCCAGCACAGCTCTTAACTGTGTCAACCTGTTTGTCATGCCCTATAACTACTCTGTGGTGCTGCCTTTGCTCG ATGACTTGATTACTGTGCATAAGTTCAAGCCTCCAGCGAAGTGGCGACAATCTTTTGAAAACTATCTTAAAACAGTCCCACCCTACTATATCACT GCCCTGCGGAAAGCACTAAGAATGATGGGAGCTCCAAACCTGTTGGCTGACAACATAGAGTATGGTCTAGGCTATAGTGTTGTGTCTTATCTTAAAAAGCTCAGTCAACAG GCAAAGATCGAGGCAGACAGAGTTTGTGCATTAGTAGGAAAAAAGGCGGCACTAGAAGGCGGGATTAAACTTCGCTGCAGAAGCTCCGCCCTCTCTTTGGCGCACAGGAAAGATTTTACACAGCTACTGCAATGTATCATGGGAGATGGACCAGCTCTGCCAATGGAGGCAAACACCAAGGAGTTTGCTGGCTTTCAACTAGCTGCTCTGAATAAA GCATTAAAACCACAAGGACTGCGGAACCCCTATGATATCCCCAGATCTCATCTTCTAGACCAGCTGAGCCGCATGAGGCGGAACCTTCTGCACGCCAGCATCTGCATTCTGAAAGGACAAGATCAAG ATCAGCTGCATAGTGTTCCTATAGCTCAGATGGGCAACTATCAGGACTACTTGAAGCATTGCCCATCCCCTCTAAGAGAAGCAGACCCTGATCAGCCTAAACGTTTGCACACCTTTGGTAACCCCTTCAAACTGGACAAGAAG GCGATGATGGTAGATGAGGCAGATGAATTTGTTACTGGCACTCAAAGCAAAGGCAAGCGTCCTGGAGAATCCAGTAGTCCTGCTGGAGTAGGGGCCCCCAAACGCAGGCGCTGTATGTCTCCACTGCTTCGGCTGGGACGGGCATATACACCTCCTAAAACACCACCCAGAA CTCCGGATAGTGATCACACAGAATCGGGCAATCACATCGCCAACCATGTTGAGTCAAACTGCAGCTCAGACCTGGAGCTGAGTCCTGTGCCCGAGTCTGAACCAATCCAGCAGAGGAACCACCTTCAGCTGGATGAGGGTGAGAACCAGCAGGACCGAATGCAGGAGAACGGCCAGTCCAGCGACAGTGAGTTGTCTCTGGGCAGCGAGGGTGAAGAGGAGGCCCCACACCGCTACCCTTCCCCCTGCCAGCTGAAGAAGATCAGAAACCAAGAGAGCCAGGAACTGAACTCTGAACTCCGAGCGCTCATCAACAAGGAGATCAGGAAACCTGGCAGAC GTTATGAGAGAATCTTCTACCTCCTTAAGCAAATCCAGGGCAGTTTGGAAACGCGTCTGATCTTCCTGCAGAGCATAATCAAAGAGGCTGCCAG gtTTAAGAAGAGGGTCTTGATTGAGCAGCTGGAGAACTTCTTAGAGGAGATTCACTTAAGAGCCAACAGCATGAACCACCTGGACGGTTTCTGA
- the LOC109095940 gene encoding probable serpin E3: MHQLSVTSLFICLWLLERCHGNSSLGNSLNDLHTQFGISLYQTLTETENNSNLIVSPASVSLCLGLLQLGARGNTLAQLEGALGYDMNDARVQDILSRPQGDLGNSSEGVRLQLANALFVQSGVKLLPEFTQHALGWGNSSLLSVNFSNPNHTHSRLQQWASSQRKADDHLQTREEQLQSSEAQEEASRQDSLLHMALLSTVVFQGAWQKQFLFTDTQNLPFSLSDGRTVKVPMMYQSTEVNIGHFRLPSEQEYTVLELPYLDRSLRLLVALPSDRKTPLSQLEKQLTARAVGLWDTGLRRTKMDIFLPRFKMQSRFNLKPVLKSLGISDVFSPSAADLRGISDGEGLFVSEAFHEARIEVTEEGTKAASATAMVLLKRSRSAVLKADRPFLFILRQISTGSVLFIGRVLNPAEMS; encoded by the exons ATGCATCAGCTGTCTGTGACTTCCCTGTTCATCTGTCTGTGGCTGCTGGAGCGCTGTCATGGCAACAGTAGCTTGGGCAACAGCCTCAATGATCTACACACACAGTTTGGCATCAGCCTCTACCAAACACTCACAGAGACAGAGAACAACTCCAACCTGATCGTGTCTCCAGCCAGTGTCTCGTTGTGTCTGGGTCTTCTGCAGCTCGGTGCCAGGGGAAACACTCTAGCACAACTTGAGGGAGCTCTGGGATATGACATGAATG ATGCTCGAGTGCAGGACATTCTGTCTCGGCCACAAGGAGACCTGGGTAATTCCAGTGAGGGGGTGCGGCTTCAGCTTGCCAATGCCTTATTTGTTCAGAGTGGTGTGAAACTCCTGCCAGAATTTACCCAGCATGCCTTGGGATGGGGTAACAGCAGTCTACTGAGTGTAAACTTCAGTAATCCAAACCACACTCATAGTCGGCTACAGCAATGGGCAAGTTCCCAGAGAAAAG CTGATGACCATCTCCAGACAAGAGAGGAGCAGCTCCAGTCCAGTGAGGCCCAGGAAGAGGCCTCCAGGCAAGACAGTTTACTGCACATGGCTCTTCTGAGCACGGTGGTGTTTCAAGGTGCCTGGCAGAAACAATTCCTCTTCACTGACACTCAGAACTTGCCCTTCAGCCTTTCAGATGGCAGAACAGTCAAAGTCCCGATGATGTACCAGTCAACCGAAGTCAATATTG GGCATTTCCGCCTGCCTTCAGAGCAGGAGTACACAGTGCTGGAGCTTCCGTACCTGGATCGCTCACTCAGGCTACTGGTGGCCTTGCCTAGTGACCGGAAAACCCCTCTGTCCCAGCTAGAAAAGCAGCTCACTGCCCGTGCTGTGGGACTCTGGGATACTGGATTAAGACGCACTAAGATGGATATATTTCTGCCCAg GTTTAAGATGCAGAGCAGGTTCAATTTGAAGCCTGTTTTAAAGTCTCTCGGTATCTCTGATGTCTTCAGTCCCTCAGCTGCTGATCTTAGAGGCATCTCGG ATGGGGAAGGGCTTTTTGTATCAGAGGCTTTCCATGAGGCAAGAATAGAAGTGACAGAGGAAGGGACTAAAGCAGCTTCAGCTACAG CAATGGTGCTATTGAAAAGATCCCGTTCAGCAGTTTTAAAAGCAGATCGACCATTTCTCTTTATCTTACGGCAGATCAGTACAG GTTCAGTTCTGTTTATAGGTCGAGTTCTGAATCCAGCCGAGATGTCTTGA